One window of Brachybacterium ginsengisoli genomic DNA carries:
- a CDS encoding ABC transporter ATP-binding protein has translation MTPTTEPLFSSDPSEGPTPTIELRDVHVVHRLRSGGLLRPDTIRAVDGVSLSVRRGEVLGVVGESGSGKSTLARVMTGLQPVTRGQVLFEGEFLDRGRRGRRELGRKVSVVFQDPSTALNPRLPVRETLMDPLRVHGIGTEAERLARVKDLLHLVGLPQSAIAVLPRQLSGGQRQRVAIARALALEPQIIVADEPTSALDVSVRAQVLNLLTDLKRELGLGLVFISHDMSTVRFISDTIAVMNHGKVIEHGTVDQIFTDPQDEYTRSLLAAAPALL, from the coding sequence ATGACCCCCACCACCGAACCGCTGTTCTCCTCGGACCCCTCCGAGGGCCCCACGCCCACGATCGAGCTGCGCGACGTGCACGTCGTCCACCGACTGCGCAGCGGCGGACTGCTGCGCCCCGACACGATCCGCGCCGTGGACGGCGTGAGCCTCTCGGTGCGCCGCGGGGAGGTGCTCGGCGTGGTCGGCGAATCCGGCTCCGGGAAGTCGACCCTGGCGCGGGTCATGACGGGCCTCCAGCCGGTCACCCGCGGCCAGGTGCTCTTCGAGGGAGAGTTCCTGGATCGTGGTCGGAGAGGGCGCCGCGAGCTGGGCCGGAAGGTCTCCGTCGTCTTCCAGGACCCCTCCACCGCGCTGAACCCGCGCCTGCCCGTGCGGGAGACGCTGATGGACCCGCTGCGGGTGCACGGCATCGGCACGGAGGCCGAGCGCCTGGCCCGGGTGAAGGACCTGCTGCACCTGGTGGGCCTTCCGCAGTCGGCGATAGCCGTGCTCCCCCGCCAGCTCTCCGGCGGGCAGCGTCAGCGCGTGGCGATAGCCCGCGCCCTGGCGCTCGAGCCGCAGATCATCGTGGCCGATGAGCCCACCAGCGCCCTGGACGTGTCCGTCCGCGCCCAGGTGCTGAACCTGCTCACCGACCTCAAGCGCGAGCTCGGGCTGGGGCTGGTGTTCATCTCCCATGACATGAGCACGGTCCGCTTCATCTCCGACACCATCGCCGTGATGAACCACGGGAAGGTCATCGAGCACGGCACCGTCGATCAGATCTTCACCGACCCCCAGGACGAGTACACCCGGTCCCTGCTGGCCGCCGCCCCGGCGCTGCTGTGA
- a CDS encoding ABC transporter substrate-binding protein, with product MITNSTGPLGRRGFLRGTAAIAGAAGIVAGIGACAPKGSGSGGSDGGGAPAGEADPDGHIDAAISYELGTNGYDPMTTSAALTVAVNWHTLEGLTELHPVTREVYAALATEVPTADSTTVEIALREGAVFHDGSPVTAEDVVFSFERVQDPANASLYAQFIPFLDTVEKKDDSTLTFTLKHPTGVFAERLSTVKIVPKAAVEADPKAFDANPVGSGPWKMTDNSASSKIVEFERHEEYSGPMPAKAKTMSWQVIPDPSTRTNALQSQTVQAIDSVPYLSIDQLKAASDVESVGGFGLLFAMFNNSADNPFHDLKNRQAFLYAIDMDKVIETGLSGQAEAASCFVQKEHPNYKEASTVYSLDLEKAKSLFAETGLTSFRLLCTDHDWVAQCTPIIQESLSAAGVEVSFEQKQSADVYTTLDGGADVFDVVIAPGDPSVFGNDPDLLMRWWYGGDVWTENRMHWKGQPSYEEVQTLLAEGLESTDTAAQESTWGELFDLLSNEVPLYPLFHRKAPTAWDSSSLVDFQPISLTGLSFVDVASTKAP from the coding sequence GTGATCACCAACTCCACCGGCCCCCTCGGCCGTCGCGGCTTCCTCCGCGGCACCGCCGCCATCGCGGGCGCGGCCGGCATCGTCGCCGGCATCGGCGCCTGCGCCCCGAAGGGCTCCGGCAGCGGCGGGTCCGACGGCGGCGGCGCGCCCGCGGGCGAGGCGGACCCCGACGGTCACATCGACGCCGCCATCAGCTACGAGCTGGGCACCAACGGCTACGACCCGATGACCACCTCGGCCGCGCTCACGGTCGCGGTCAACTGGCACACGCTCGAGGGGCTCACCGAGCTGCACCCCGTGACCCGCGAGGTCTATGCGGCCCTCGCCACCGAGGTCCCCACCGCGGACTCGACCACGGTCGAGATCGCCCTGCGCGAGGGCGCCGTCTTCCACGACGGCAGCCCGGTCACCGCCGAGGACGTCGTCTTCTCCTTCGAGCGCGTCCAGGACCCGGCCAACGCCTCGCTGTACGCGCAGTTCATCCCCTTCCTCGACACCGTCGAGAAGAAGGACGACTCCACTCTCACCTTCACCCTGAAGCACCCCACCGGCGTGTTCGCCGAGCGGCTGTCCACGGTGAAGATCGTGCCGAAGGCCGCGGTGGAGGCCGATCCGAAGGCCTTCGACGCGAACCCCGTCGGCTCCGGCCCCTGGAAGATGACGGACAACTCCGCCTCCTCGAAGATCGTCGAGTTCGAGCGCCACGAGGAGTACTCGGGCCCGATGCCGGCGAAGGCGAAGACCATGAGCTGGCAGGTGATCCCCGATCCCTCGACCCGCACCAACGCCCTGCAGTCGCAGACCGTGCAGGCGATCGACTCGGTCCCCTACCTCTCCATCGACCAGCTGAAGGCCGCCTCCGACGTCGAGTCCGTGGGCGGGTTCGGACTGCTCTTCGCGATGTTCAACAACAGCGCGGACAACCCCTTCCACGACCTGAAGAACCGCCAGGCATTCCTCTACGCGATCGACATGGACAAGGTCATCGAGACCGGCCTGTCCGGCCAGGCGGAGGCGGCGAGCTGCTTCGTGCAGAAGGAGCACCCGAACTACAAGGAGGCCTCGACGGTCTACTCGCTGGACCTCGAGAAGGCGAAGTCCCTGTTCGCCGAGACGGGCCTGACCTCCTTCCGCCTGCTGTGCACCGACCACGACTGGGTCGCCCAGTGCACCCCGATCATCCAGGAGTCCCTCAGCGCCGCGGGCGTCGAGGTGAGCTTCGAGCAGAAGCAGTCCGCCGACGTCTACACGACGCTCGACGGCGGGGCCGACGTCTTCGACGTGGTGATCGCCCCCGGCGACCCGTCGGTCTTCGGCAACGACCCGGACCTGCTCATGCGCTGGTGGTACGGCGGCGACGTCTGGACCGAGAACCGGATGCACTGGAAGGGCCAGCCCTCCTACGAGGAGGTGCAGACGCTCCTCGCCGAGGGCCTGGAGTCCACCGACACCGCCGCGCAGGAGTCCACCTGGGGCGAGCTGTTCGACCTGCTCTCCAACGAGGTGCCCCTGTACCCGCTGTTCCACCGCAAGGCGCCCACCGCCTGGGACTCCTCCAGCCTGGTCGACTTCCAGCCGATCTCGCTGACGGGTCTCAGCTTCGTCGACGTCGCCTCGACGAAGGCCCCCTGA
- the msrA gene encoding peptide-methionine (S)-S-oxide reductase MsrA: MWQMMDLLYAHKKEMVAPEDALPGRDQYPYALAREHLVLGTDMLGPDSPTDPRPWPEGSEEIILAGGCFWGIERVAWQIPGVHTTSSGYAGGYTPHPTYEEVFSARTGHTEAVRVIYTGGESTLRALLTQFWEQHDPTTANRQGNDVGTEYRSAVYWTSPEQGEVVRSSAQRYQQALDEAGRGTISTELLPLAEAGNGVYYTAEAEHQQYLERNPGGYCNHGFNGVACSL, encoded by the coding sequence ATGTGGCAGATGATGGATCTCCTGTACGCGCACAAGAAGGAGATGGTCGCCCCGGAGGACGCCCTCCCCGGCCGCGACCAGTACCCCTACGCCCTCGCCCGGGAGCATCTGGTGCTCGGCACCGACATGCTGGGCCCGGACTCCCCGACCGATCCCCGACCCTGGCCGGAGGGCAGCGAGGAGATCATCCTCGCCGGCGGCTGCTTCTGGGGCATCGAGCGGGTCGCCTGGCAGATCCCGGGCGTGCACACCACCTCCTCGGGCTACGCCGGCGGGTACACGCCGCATCCCACCTATGAAGAGGTCTTCTCCGCCCGCACCGGGCACACGGAGGCCGTGCGGGTGATCTACACCGGCGGCGAGTCGACACTTCGCGCCCTGCTCACGCAGTTCTGGGAGCAGCACGATCCCACCACCGCGAACCGCCAGGGCAACGACGTGGGCACCGAGTACCGCAGCGCCGTCTACTGGACCTCCCCCGAGCAGGGCGAGGTGGTGCGCAGCTCGGCGCAGCGCTACCAGCAGGCGCTGGACGAGGCCGGTCGCGGCACGATCAGCACGGAGCTGCTCCCGCTCGCCGAGGCGGGCAACGGCGTGTACTACACGGCGGAGGCGGAGCACCAGCAGTACCTGGAGCGGAACCCGGGCGGCTACTGCAACCACGGGTTCAACGGGGTCGCCTGCTCGCTGTGA
- a CDS encoding DUF6318 family protein, with translation MSQRTLSVAAALVLTFALAACGEESEGPVTTPPPTIGAGSSDGSGDEPSDGGGGGEGEGEASDGGGESEGTTDAASSVPAPDPADYPGMDEETPEGAEQAFSYFWDVAIAGFQGGDYAQLEVLGAERCENCDELIKQMQDLDERNEHWSPLVTTEVDLVSKPDDGDFDYIVTYTFIIPAHTEPSDKGAEPSEWDEITYESTGGLVWESGAWKVVDFSADYSEGVEG, from the coding sequence ATGTCTCAGCGCACTCTCTCCGTCGCGGCCGCTCTGGTCCTGACCTTCGCTCTCGCCGCCTGTGGGGAGGAGTCGGAAGGACCGGTGACGACGCCACCTCCGACGATCGGTGCCGGGTCGAGCGATGGCAGCGGGGATGAGCCGAGCGATGGCGGTGGCGGTGGCGAGGGCGAGGGCGAGGCCAGCGATGGGGGCGGCGAGTCCGAGGGGACGACCGATGCGGCGTCGTCCGTGCCGGCACCGGATCCGGCGGACTATCCGGGGATGGATGAGGAGACGCCGGAGGGGGCGGAGCAGGCATTCTCGTATTTCTGGGATGTAGCGATCGCAGGTTTCCAGGGCGGCGACTATGCGCAGCTTGAGGTGCTGGGCGCGGAGCGTTGCGAGAACTGCGATGAGCTGATCAAGCAGATGCAGGATCTAGATGAGCGGAATGAGCACTGGTCCCCTCTGGTGACCACGGAGGTCGATCTCGTCTCCAAGCCGGACGATGGAGACTTCGACTACATCGTCACGTACACCTTCATCATCCCGGCCCACACAGAGCCTTCGGACAAGGGCGCAGAACCATCGGAATGGGACGAGATCACCTATGAGTCCACAGGTGGACTGGTATGGGAGTCCGGCGCTTGGAAGGTCGTCGACTTCAGCGCCGATTACTCGGAGGGCGTTGAGGGCTGA
- a CDS encoding dipeptide/oligopeptide/nickel ABC transporter permease/ATP-binding protein — MRPKLGSRLQSVSGRPLAPFTALPWTSRLAVLFLALLAVLAVFAPLVSPHGPLTTGTPVQPPSGEHWMGTDAIGRDIFSRVAHGARSSLLIGLAATIGALLAAAVIGSIAATGAKIVSEIVMRVLDVVMSFPGIALAAVFVAVWGTSLPVLIFAIGFLYVPQLARVVRANVLSQFGEDYVAASQVMGASTPWILIKHVARNCIAPIMVFATVLVADAIVLEASLSFINAGVQPPSPSWGNILADGKQLLLSGYWWPTFFPGLMILLTTLALNILSEGLTDAMASPRVRVDVDVEADEQALAASEGEATADENSPAPSTEVLGATDEETSRRLLHDSLAALRAAELAHPAREATTDSVPPLLDVQDLRVSFPEAHGAVDILDGISFQVRPGETMGLVGESGSGKSVASLAVMGLLPRTARISGRVLLNGKDLLSLPAKQMNALRGHEIAMIYQDALSSLNPSMLIRSQMAQLTRRGGTRSAEDLLELVGLEPKRTLSSYPHELSGGQRQRVLIAMALTRDPKLVIADEPTTALDVTVQKQVVDLLNRLREELGFAMVFVSHDLALVSQLADRITVMYAGQVMEQATTHELLIDPRHEYTRGLLGSVLSIEAGAERLHQVPGTVPSPRDFARGDRFAPRSLDPSADPTARPRLLEVGAPGHRVASTSDVPAALEGDPR; from the coding sequence ATGCGACCGAAGCTCGGATCCCGCCTGCAGTCCGTCAGCGGCAGGCCGCTGGCGCCCTTCACCGCCCTCCCCTGGACCAGCCGCCTGGCAGTCCTGTTCCTGGCCCTGCTCGCCGTGTTGGCCGTCTTCGCGCCGCTGGTCAGCCCGCACGGCCCCCTCACCACCGGCACCCCGGTGCAGCCGCCCAGCGGCGAGCACTGGATGGGCACCGATGCGATCGGCCGCGACATCTTCTCCCGCGTCGCGCACGGCGCCCGCTCCTCGCTGCTGATCGGTCTGGCCGCCACCATCGGCGCCCTGCTGGCCGCCGCGGTGATCGGCTCGATCGCCGCGACCGGCGCGAAGATCGTCTCCGAGATCGTGATGCGCGTGCTGGACGTGGTGATGTCCTTCCCCGGCATCGCGCTGGCCGCGGTGTTCGTCGCCGTCTGGGGCACCTCGCTGCCCGTGCTCATCTTCGCAATCGGATTCCTCTACGTGCCGCAGCTGGCCCGCGTGGTGCGCGCCAATGTGCTCTCCCAGTTCGGCGAGGACTACGTCGCCGCCTCGCAGGTCATGGGGGCCTCCACTCCGTGGATCCTGATCAAGCACGTGGCGCGCAACTGCATCGCCCCGATCATGGTCTTCGCGACCGTGCTGGTGGCCGATGCGATCGTGCTCGAGGCCTCTCTGTCCTTCATCAACGCGGGAGTGCAGCCGCCGAGCCCCTCCTGGGGCAACATCCTGGCCGACGGCAAGCAGCTGCTGCTGTCCGGCTACTGGTGGCCCACCTTCTTCCCGGGCCTGATGATCCTGCTGACCACCCTCGCACTGAACATCCTCTCCGAGGGGCTCACGGACGCGATGGCCAGCCCGCGGGTGCGGGTCGACGTGGACGTCGAGGCCGACGAGCAGGCCCTCGCGGCCTCCGAGGGCGAAGCCACCGCCGACGAGAACTCCCCCGCCCCGAGCACCGAGGTGCTCGGCGCGACCGACGAGGAGACCTCGCGCCGCCTGCTGCACGACTCGCTGGCCGCCCTGCGCGCCGCCGAGCTCGCCCACCCCGCGCGAGAGGCGACCACCGACTCGGTCCCGCCGCTGCTGGACGTGCAGGACCTCCGGGTCTCCTTCCCCGAGGCGCACGGCGCGGTGGACATCCTCGACGGCATCTCCTTCCAGGTCCGTCCCGGCGAGACCATGGGCCTGGTCGGCGAGTCCGGCTCGGGCAAGTCCGTGGCGAGCCTCGCGGTCATGGGCCTGCTGCCCCGCACCGCACGGATCAGCGGGAGGGTGCTGCTGAACGGCAAGGATCTGCTGTCCCTGCCCGCGAAGCAGATGAACGCCCTGCGCGGCCACGAGATCGCGATGATCTACCAGGATGCGCTCAGCTCGCTGAACCCCTCGATGCTGATCCGCTCCCAGATGGCGCAGCTGACCCGTCGCGGCGGCACCCGCAGCGCCGAGGACCTGCTGGAGCTGGTGGGACTGGAGCCGAAGCGCACCCTGAGCTCGTACCCGCACGAGCTCTCCGGCGGCCAGCGCCAGCGGGTGCTGATCGCCATGGCCCTGACCCGTGATCCGAAGCTCGTGATCGCCGACGAGCCCACCACCGCGCTCGACGTCACCGTGCAGAAGCAGGTCGTGGACCTGTTGAACCGGCTGCGGGAGGAGCTCGGCTTCGCCATGGTGTTCGTCAGCCATGACCTGGCGCTCGTCTCCCAGCTGGCCGACCGCATCACCGTGATGTACGCCGGGCAGGTCATGGAGCAGGCCACCACCCACGAGCTGCTCATCGACCCCCGCCACGAGTACACCCGCGGGCTGCTCGGCTCGGTGCTGTCGATCGAAGCGGGCGCCGAGCGCCTGCATCAGGTCCCCGGCACCGTCCCCTCCCCGCGCGACTTCGCCCGCGGTGACCGGTTCGCCCCGCGCTCGTTGGATCCGTCGGCCGATCCGACGGCCCGTCCCCGGCTGCTCGAGGTCGGTGCCCCCGGGCACCGCGTCGCGAGCACCTCCGACGTCCCCGCCGCGCTCGAAGGAGATCCGCGATGA
- a CDS encoding ABC transporter permease: MSQLVRLIGRRLLALPLMILGVTLLVFVIMSFSKADPARLALGESASAEALANYREANHLNDSLLQRYLGFLGGLVRGDLGTSSGGVPVTEMVSKAFPITLQLTFLGLAIAIVLAAVLGVLAALYRDRWVDQVIRVLTIAALATPSFWLAILMIQWLGEIPGGWGIFPALVSRWVGFFDDPATYLRNVALPALALAIPVAGSLTRVVRTAMVEELDRDYVRTAVGAGIPYPVVVSRNVLRNALITPITVLGLRVGYLMGGAVIIEIIFNIQAMGQLILDGVTRNDVFLVQGVTLVVAIAFIVVNIAVDVLYVVVNPRIRSI; this comes from the coding sequence GTGTCCCAACTCGTCCGACTGATCGGGCGGCGGCTGCTCGCGCTGCCCCTGATGATCCTCGGCGTCACGCTGCTGGTGTTCGTCATCATGTCGTTCTCGAAGGCAGACCCCGCACGCCTCGCCCTCGGCGAATCCGCCTCCGCGGAGGCGCTCGCGAACTATCGCGAGGCCAATCACCTGAACGACTCGCTCCTGCAGCGGTACCTCGGCTTCCTCGGCGGCCTGGTGCGCGGAGACCTCGGCACCAGCAGCGGCGGCGTCCCGGTCACCGAGATGGTCTCCAAGGCCTTCCCGATCACCCTGCAGCTCACCTTCCTGGGCCTCGCCATCGCCATCGTGCTCGCCGCGGTGCTCGGCGTGCTCGCCGCCCTGTACCGCGACCGCTGGGTCGACCAGGTGATCCGCGTGCTCACCATCGCGGCGCTCGCCACGCCGTCCTTCTGGCTCGCGATCCTCATGATCCAGTGGCTCGGCGAGATCCCCGGCGGCTGGGGGATCTTCCCCGCGCTGGTCTCCCGCTGGGTCGGCTTCTTCGACGACCCCGCCACCTACCTGCGCAACGTCGCCCTGCCGGCCCTGGCGCTCGCGATCCCCGTCGCCGGATCGCTCACCCGCGTGGTGCGCACCGCGATGGTCGAGGAGCTGGACCGCGACTACGTGCGCACCGCCGTCGGCGCCGGGATCCCCTACCCCGTGGTGGTCAGCCGCAACGTGCTGCGCAACGCCCTGATCACCCCGATCACCGTGCTCGGTCTCCGCGTCGGCTACCTGATGGGCGGCGCGGTGATCATCGAGATCATCTTCAACATCCAGGCCATGGGCCAGCTCATCCTCGACGGCGTGACCCGCAACGACGTCTTCCTCGTGCAGGGCGTGACCCTCGTGGTCGCGATCGCCTTCATCGTCGTCAACATCGCCGTGGACGTCCTCTACGTCGTCGTCAACCCCCGGATCAGGAGCATCTGA
- a CDS encoding FadR/GntR family transcriptional regulator gives MVRTHRRGNDAVERIQDLILAEGLRPGDPMPTETALCERLEISRSSVREAMRTLASLDIVEVRHGHGTFVGQLSLSPLVDGLLFRARLDDGNDLRALREVVELRIALDLSVAEQLADLYRDTENPELEGHVEEMRELASAGRPFPEADAAFHTALFSRLDNGLLRQLAQAFWEIHTTAVPLFSLPPAEDILDTVEAHRAMLLALEAGDAQAYRAAVVEHYRPLGRVLDAAGHADADGVLSAGAGTSAGA, from the coding sequence ATGGTGCGCACCCACCGCAGGGGGAACGACGCCGTCGAGCGGATCCAGGACCTGATCCTGGCCGAGGGGCTGCGCCCCGGGGACCCGATGCCCACCGAGACCGCGCTGTGCGAGCGGCTCGAGATCTCCCGCTCCTCCGTGCGGGAGGCGATGCGCACCCTGGCCTCGCTCGACATCGTGGAGGTGCGGCACGGCCACGGCACCTTCGTGGGCCAGCTGTCGCTGTCCCCGCTGGTGGACGGCCTGCTGTTCCGCGCCCGGCTCGATGACGGCAACGACCTGCGCGCTCTGCGCGAGGTGGTCGAGCTGCGGATCGCACTGGACCTGTCCGTCGCGGAGCAGCTCGCGGACCTCTACCGCGACACCGAGAATCCCGAGCTCGAGGGGCACGTCGAGGAGATGCGCGAGCTCGCCTCCGCCGGCCGCCCCTTCCCCGAGGCCGACGCGGCCTTCCACACCGCCCTGTTCTCCCGGCTGGACAACGGCCTGCTCCGCCAGCTCGCCCAGGCGTTCTGGGAGATCCACACCACCGCCGTGCCGCTGTTCAGTCTGCCGCCGGCGGAGGACATCCTCGACACCGTCGAGGCGCACCGGGCGATGCTGCTCGCGCTCGAGGCCGGAGACGCGCAGGCATATCGCGCCGCGGTCGTCGAGCACTACCGGCCGCTCGGACGGGTGCTGGACGCGGCCGGCCATGCCGACGCGGACGGCGTGCTCTCGGCCGGAGCCGGAACGTCCGCGGGCGCCTGA
- a CDS encoding arsenic metallochaperone ArsD family protein, producing the protein MSDADETAPLAALDIFLPSPPPDHDQQEAFLDAAAELAMAGQPITVYLQDEDAWAFEECEPVRALLDSAGESALPITLLGLDIVVTSAYPTTEQMTRFARAGGEARVPTSAAAAACGPSGTPTGGAPMPREAGGFAAQLMGVAPAPARPAGGPEIGGRRNLMGGDHGDGLPE; encoded by the coding sequence ATGAGCGACGCCGACGAGACCGCCCCGCTGGCGGCCCTGGACATCTTCCTGCCCTCCCCGCCGCCGGACCACGACCAGCAGGAGGCCTTCCTCGACGCGGCCGCCGAGCTCGCCATGGCGGGCCAGCCCATCACCGTCTACCTGCAGGACGAGGACGCCTGGGCCTTCGAGGAGTGCGAGCCGGTGCGTGCGCTGCTCGACTCCGCGGGGGAGAGCGCCCTGCCCATCACGCTGCTGGGCCTGGACATCGTGGTCACCTCGGCCTATCCGACCACGGAGCAGATGACACGCTTCGCCCGCGCTGGCGGGGAGGCCCGCGTGCCGACGTCGGCCGCGGCGGCGGCCTGCGGACCGAGCGGCACCCCGACCGGCGGAGCGCCGATGCCGCGTGAGGCTGGAGGCTTCGCGGCGCAGCTCATGGGCGTCGCCCCCGCACCGGCCCGGCCCGCCGGAGGCCCGGAGATCGGCGGTCGCCGCAACCTGATGGGCGGGGACCACGGGGACGGGCTGCCGGAGTAG
- a CDS encoding aminoglycoside phosphotransferase family protein: MRPEEVEALVRARPWADHSGARELVRAFPDRLRTVLERWDLTVVRAFAEGAGLPVLEVVGRASGPAVLKLGGHGADLSQQVRVLQAADGRGFVRVLEHDEEQDAVLLEKLGPTLFRTVPDPVEQAAHLAALLPAAWALPTECAEILEPGAKARGLLVLVDGALAVESEPAESGGERPGLGTRHRDVLERARELALALIEEPAAELVLVHGDPHAGNALRRGEEHVLIDPDGFLGEREYDAGVALRDHQQMIDVLERSDGPGAGRRRHAQLVASTADQLGLEEERVAAWAHLERVTTGVHLHRLGWRDEGEAWLRTARAVLS, encoded by the coding sequence ATGCGGCCCGAGGAGGTGGAGGCTCTGGTCCGGGCGCGGCCCTGGGCCGATCACTCCGGGGCGCGCGAGCTGGTCCGGGCCTTCCCTGACCGGCTGCGCACCGTTCTCGAGCGCTGGGATCTCACCGTGGTCCGCGCCTTCGCCGAGGGGGCGGGGCTCCCGGTGCTGGAGGTGGTGGGGAGGGCGTCGGGCCCGGCCGTCCTCAAGCTCGGCGGTCACGGCGCCGACCTCTCCCAGCAGGTCAGGGTGCTGCAGGCGGCCGACGGACGAGGATTCGTGCGCGTCCTCGAGCACGACGAGGAGCAGGACGCGGTGCTGCTCGAGAAGCTCGGGCCCACGTTGTTCCGGACCGTGCCGGACCCGGTCGAACAGGCCGCCCATCTCGCGGCGCTGCTCCCGGCGGCGTGGGCTCTCCCGACGGAATGTGCCGAGATCCTGGAACCCGGAGCGAAGGCCCGAGGGCTCCTCGTCCTCGTCGACGGTGCGCTCGCAGTGGAGTCCGAACCCGCGGAGTCGGGGGGAGAGCGTCCCGGACTCGGCACCCGTCATCGCGATGTGCTCGAGCGGGCACGGGAGCTCGCGCTCGCGCTGATCGAGGAGCCGGCGGCCGAGCTGGTGCTCGTGCACGGGGATCCTCACGCCGGCAATGCGCTGCGACGCGGTGAGGAGCACGTGCTCATCGACCCCGACGGCTTCCTCGGCGAGCGGGAGTACGACGCGGGCGTCGCCCTGCGCGACCACCAGCAGATGATCGACGTGCTCGAGCGCAGCGACGGCCCCGGTGCCGGGCGGCGCCGACATGCCCAGCTGGTGGCGAGCACCGCCGACCAGCTCGGGCTGGAGGAGGAACGGGTCGCGGCCTGGGCGCACCTCGAACGAGTCACCACCGGCGTCCACCTCCACCGCCTCGGGTGGCGCGATGAGGGTGAGGCATGGCTGCGCACCGCGCGGGCCGTGCTGAGCTGA
- a CDS encoding DUF58 domain-containing protein, protein MTSESPQRAELRTRPTAALLRAAVVGGAALVMALLTGRPEIILAGAPLLLWAMVAIARRQLRGEAQAPVNPTLHVNRRSIEEGGTAAVTVRTSPGVLTTATLPMPPHADVAPRHGSVAGDGAVGMRISAQRWGRVRVGPMHVLVADALGAYRAQRTLPLAEVQVVPASTVLDAPVEVPTPIGVSGVHLSRRRGDGTALSEVRAFRPGDRLHRINWRVTSRTRELHTNATFTEQDTEVLIVTDTTADIAPAPWPDGDAPTSLDMTIRATSAIARHYLTAGDRVSLFDIGHLIGPVPAGSGPRQLRVLTTALSRATRDEGVMRPVRRLRTVRQGTLTVVCTPLLNRDTIDQIGVLVAHGADVIVVDTLPPSIGDVAPLRGKALRVDGRVSDRFWPEAWALRRLLRGRTVRELREAGIPVTAWEGPSSLAPVLLSLSAARTAPRRRRS, encoded by the coding sequence GTGACCTCGGAGTCCCCGCAGCGGGCGGAGCTGCGGACCCGGCCGACGGCGGCGCTGCTGCGCGCCGCCGTGGTGGGCGGTGCCGCGCTCGTGATGGCCCTGCTGACGGGGCGGCCCGAGATCATCCTGGCCGGGGCGCCGCTGCTGCTGTGGGCGATGGTGGCGATCGCCCGTCGGCAGCTGCGCGGCGAGGCGCAGGCGCCGGTGAACCCGACGCTGCACGTGAACCGCCGCAGCATCGAGGAGGGCGGCACCGCGGCGGTCACGGTGCGCACCTCCCCCGGCGTGCTCACCACCGCGACCCTGCCGATGCCCCCGCACGCCGACGTCGCGCCCCGCCACGGCTCCGTCGCGGGAGACGGGGCGGTGGGGATGAGGATCAGCGCCCAGCGCTGGGGCCGGGTCCGCGTGGGGCCGATGCACGTGCTGGTCGCGGACGCCCTGGGCGCCTACCGCGCCCAGCGGACCCTGCCGCTGGCCGAGGTGCAGGTGGTCCCGGCCTCCACCGTGCTCGACGCCCCGGTGGAGGTGCCCACCCCGATCGGCGTGAGCGGCGTGCACCTCTCGCGCCGCCGCGGCGACGGCACCGCGCTCTCGGAGGTGCGCGCCTTCCGACCCGGCGACCGTCTGCACCGCATCAACTGGCGCGTCACCAGTCGCACCCGCGAGCTGCACACCAACGCGACGTTCACCGAGCAGGACACCGAGGTCCTCATCGTCACCGACACCACGGCGGACATCGCTCCGGCGCCCTGGCCCGACGGCGACGCCCCCACCAGCCTGGACATGACGATCCGCGCCACCTCGGCGATCGCCCGCCACTACCTGACCGCCGGGGACCGCGTCTCGCTGTTCGACATCGGCCATCTCATCGGCCCGGTGCCCGCCGGCTCCGGCCCCCGCCAGCTGCGGGTGCTCACCACGGCGCTGTCCCGCGCCACCCGCGACGAGGGCGTGATGCGGCCGGTGCGGCGGCTGCGCACGGTGCGCCAGGGCACCCTCACGGTGGTGTGCACTCCGCTGCTGAACCGCGACACCATCGACCAGATCGGCGTGCTGGTCGCCCACGGCGCCGACGTCATCGTGGTGGACACCCTGCCGCCGAGCATCGGGGACGTCGCCCCGCTGCGCGGGAAGGCGCTGCGGGTGGACGGCAGGGTCTCGGATCGCTTTTGGCCCGAGGCCTGGGCGCTGCGCCGGCTGCTGCGGGGCCGGACCGTGCGGGAGCTGCGGGAGGCCGGGATCCCGGTGACGGCCTGGGAGGGCCCGAGCTCCCTCGCCCCCGTGCTGCTCTCGCTCTCCGCAGCCCGGACCGCGCCCCGACGGAGGAGGTCCTGA